One stretch of Pseudomonas sp. NC02 DNA includes these proteins:
- the rplL gene encoding 50S ribosomal protein L7/L12, with protein MSISQDDILNAVAEMSVLQVVELIKAFEEKFGVSAAAASAGPAVAAVAAEEQTEFNVMLLEAGEKKVNVIKAVRELTGLGLKEAKAVVDGAPAQVLEAVSKDAADKAKAVLEEAGAKVELK; from the coding sequence ATGTCTATCTCCCAAGACGATATCCTCAACGCCGTAGCTGAAATGTCGGTTCTGCAGGTTGTTGAGCTGATCAAAGCTTTCGAAGAAAAATTCGGTGTTTCCGCTGCCGCTGCTTCGGCTGGCCCAGCTGTTGCCGCTGTTGCTGCTGAAGAGCAAACCGAATTCAACGTCATGCTGCTGGAAGCTGGCGAGAAGAAAGTAAACGTGATCAAGGCAGTACGTGAACTGACCGGTCTGGGCCTGAAAGAAGCCAAGGCAGTAGTTGACGGCGCCCCTGCCCAGGTTCTGGAAGCAGTGTCGAAAGACGCAGCTGACAAAGCTAAAGCAGTGCTGGAAGAAGCAGGCGCTAAAGTCGAGCTGAAGTAA
- the rplJ gene encoding 50S ribosomal protein L10: MAINLEDKKAIVAEVNEAAKAALSAVVADARGVTVSSMTGLRKEAREAGVYVRVVRNTLLKRAVADTEYSVLNDVFTGPTLIAFSKEHPGAAARLFKEFAKGQDKFEIKAAAFEGKFLAANQIDVLATLPTRNEAISQLMSVIQGATSKLARTLAAVREQKEAAAA, translated from the coding sequence GTGGCAATTAATCTCGAAGACAAGAAGGCCATCGTCGCTGAAGTCAACGAGGCTGCCAAAGCTGCTCTGTCCGCTGTCGTGGCTGATGCCCGTGGTGTGACAGTAAGCTCTATGACCGGACTCCGTAAAGAGGCTCGTGAAGCTGGCGTATACGTACGTGTTGTACGTAACACCCTGCTCAAGCGCGCTGTTGCTGACACTGAATACAGTGTCCTCAACGACGTGTTCACCGGCCCGACCCTGATTGCGTTCTCCAAGGAACATCCTGGCGCTGCTGCCCGTTTGTTCAAGGAATTCGCCAAGGGTCAGGATAAGTTCGAGATCAAGGCAGCTGCGTTCGAGGGCAAGTTCCTCGCAGCTAACCAAATCGACGTACTGGCAACACTGCCGACCCGTAACGAAGCTATTTCTCAGCTGATGAGCGTGATTCAAGGCGCTACCAGCAAGTTGGCTCGTACTCTGGCCGCAGTTCGCGAGCAAAAAGAAGCTGCCGCAGCCTAA
- the rplA gene encoding 50S ribosomal protein L1, producing the protein MAKLTKRQKAIAGKIEAGKSYNFVDAAALLTELSTVKFSESVDVAVNLGVDPRKSDQVVRSATVLPHGTGKTVRVAVFTQGPAAEAALAAGADRVGMDDLAAEMKGGDLNYDVVIASPDAMRVVGQLGQILGPRGLMPNPKVGTVTPDVATAVKNAKAGQVRYRTDKNGIIHTSVGKVGFDAVKLKENVEALIADLKRIKPASSKGIYVKRVTLSTTMGPGLVIDQGSLDV; encoded by the coding sequence ATGGCTAAGCTGACCAAGCGCCAAAAGGCTATCGCCGGCAAAATCGAAGCGGGCAAGTCCTACAATTTTGTAGACGCTGCTGCTCTGCTGACCGAGCTGTCGACTGTCAAGTTCAGCGAGTCTGTTGACGTTGCTGTAAACCTGGGCGTTGACCCACGTAAATCCGACCAGGTCGTTCGTAGCGCTACTGTGCTGCCACACGGTACTGGCAAGACCGTACGTGTAGCTGTCTTCACCCAAGGCCCAGCAGCTGAAGCTGCTCTGGCCGCCGGCGCCGATCGCGTTGGCATGGACGACCTGGCTGCCGAAATGAAAGGCGGCGACCTGAACTATGACGTCGTAATTGCTTCCCCGGATGCAATGCGCGTTGTAGGTCAGCTGGGTCAGATCCTTGGTCCACGTGGTCTGATGCCTAACCCTAAAGTCGGCACCGTGACTCCAGACGTAGCTACCGCGGTTAAAAACGCCAAGGCTGGTCAGGTTCGTTATCGCACCGACAAAAACGGCATCATTCACACCTCCGTTGGCAAAGTCGGCTTTGATGCCGTCAAGCTGAAGGAAAACGTTGAAGCCCTGATCGCTGATCTGAAGCGTATCAAGCCAGCTTCCTCGAAAGGTATCTACGTCAAGCGCGTTACCCTGAGCACCACTATGGGCCCAGGTCTGGTCATCGACCAAGGCTCGCTGGACGTATAA
- the rplK gene encoding 50S ribosomal protein L11, with product MAKKITAYIKLQVKAAQANPSPPVGPALGQHGVNIMEFCKAFNARTQGIEPGLPTPVIITVYSDRSFTFETKSTPASVLLKKAAGLTSGSARPNTVKVGTVTRAQLEEIAKTKNADLTAADMDAAVRTIAGSARSMGLNVEGV from the coding sequence ATGGCCAAGAAGATTACCGCTTACATCAAGCTGCAAGTGAAGGCCGCTCAGGCCAACCCAAGCCCACCTGTTGGTCCAGCTCTGGGTCAGCACGGCGTGAACATCATGGAATTCTGCAAGGCCTTCAACGCCCGTACTCAGGGTATTGAGCCAGGTCTGCCGACTCCAGTGATCATCACTGTATACAGCGACCGTAGCTTCACCTTCGAAACCAAGTCGACCCCGGCTTCGGTTCTGTTGAAGAAAGCTGCTGGTCTGACTAGCGGTTCCGCTCGTCCTAACACCGTTAAGGTTGGCACCGTGACCCGTGCTCAGCTGGAAGAAATCGCGAAAACCAAAAACGCGGATCTGACTGCAGCTGATATGGATGCAGCCGTGCGTACCATCGCCGGTTCTGCTCGTAGCATGGGCCTTAACGTGGAGGGTGTGTAA
- the nusG gene encoding transcription termination/antitermination protein NusG, translating to MAKRWYVVHAYSGYEKHVMRSLLERVKLAGMEDGFGEILVPTEEVVEMRNGQKRKSERKFFPGYVLVQMDMNEGTWHLVKDTPRVMGFIGGTADKPAPITDKEAEAILRRVADGSDKPKPKTLFEPGEVVRVTDGPFADFNGTVEEVNYEKSRIQVAVLIFGRSTPVELEFSQVEKV from the coding sequence GTGGCTAAGCGTTGGTACGTTGTGCATGCTTACTCGGGTTACGAGAAGCATGTCATGCGCTCTTTGCTAGAGCGCGTAAAGCTGGCAGGCATGGAAGATGGCTTCGGCGAAATTCTGGTTCCCACTGAAGAAGTGGTTGAAATGCGTAATGGCCAGAAACGCAAAAGCGAACGTAAGTTCTTCCCTGGCTACGTGCTGGTTCAAATGGACATGAATGAGGGTACTTGGCACTTGGTCAAGGACACTCCTCGCGTCATGGGTTTCATCGGCGGTACCGCTGATAAGCCTGCTCCGATCACTGACAAAGAAGCAGAAGCAATTCTGCGTCGCGTTGCTGATGGTAGCGACAAGCCCAAGCCGAAGACGTTGTTCGAGCCGGGTGAGGTTGTTCGTGTCACAGATGGTCCGTTCGCTGATTTTAACGGCACCGTCGAAGAAGTTAACTACGAAAAGAGCCGGATCCAAGTGGCAGTGCTCATTTTCGGTCGCTCTACTCCGGTAGAGCTAGAGTTCAGCCAGGTCGAAAAAGTCTAG
- the secE gene encoding preprotein translocase subunit SecE has product MTPKAEAQGSRFDLLKWLVVVAVVVVGVVGNQYYSGSPILYRVLALLALAAVAAFVGLQTAKGKSFAVLVKEARTEIRKVVWPTRQETTQTTLIVVAVVLVMALLLWGLDSLLGWLVSLIVG; this is encoded by the coding sequence ATGACTCCTAAGGCTGAAGCTCAAGGCTCTCGCTTCGATCTGCTCAAGTGGCTTGTAGTAGTCGCTGTTGTGGTTGTAGGCGTTGTTGGCAACCAGTACTACTCTGGGTCGCCAATCCTGTACCGTGTCCTCGCATTGCTCGCCCTTGCTGCTGTTGCTGCCTTTGTTGGCCTGCAGACTGCAAAAGGCAAGTCGTTTGCGGTCCTGGTGAAGGAAGCTCGTACCGAGATCCGTAAAGTCGTTTGGCCGACTCGCCAAGAAACCACGCAGACCACGTTGATCGTGGTAGCTGTTGTTCTGGTTATGGCGTTGCTGTTGTGGGGGCTTGATTCCCTGCTCGGCTGGCTTGTTTCCTTGATTGTTGGCTAA